The Magnetococcales bacterium genome segment TTGGGCCTGGGATGACGGTACAAGGGGCTCCAACCGGGTGAATCGGGGCGGCAGCTGGAACAACAACCCGGCCAACGTCCGCTCCGCCAATCGCAACAACAACTCGCCCGACAACCGGAACAACAACCTGGGCTTCCGCCTTTCGAGTACAAACCACTCGCCAGACAGGCAGGGTTCACGGACCCTGTCTCCGCGCACAAGGTTTGTCCAACCCGTCATCCCGCGCCAGTGC includes the following:
- a CDS encoding SUMF1/EgtB/PvdO family nonheme iron enzyme — its product is MPTHGPCVSDCSRIPWAWDDGTRGSNRVNRGGSWNNNPANVRSANRNNNSPDNRNNNLGFRLSSTNHSPDRQGSRTLSPRTRFVQPVIPRQC